The following nucleotide sequence is from Fructobacillus americanaquae.
GCGGTATTCGACTGTGTCACCAGGCAAACCAATCACACGCTTAACGTAGTCCTTATTACCGGCCTGGATTCGCGGATCTTCCTTGCGGGCATCAAAGACAATGACATCCCCACGCTTGGCTTCATGGGTCTTAGTCACCAAAACCTTTTGCTCGTCTAACAAGTTTGGCGCCATCGAATCACCATTGATGGTCACAACGTTGACCAAAAACGTTGTCACAGCCAAGTAAACTGCAATACCAAAAGCAATTGGAGCAATCCAATTCCAAAGAAAGCTCAAAAATTTTTTCATATTCATTTCCTTAATTGATTTTACTATGATGCAGCCCCGAACTAAAAATCAGGAGCGCACTGTATTAATCGTTATATGATAGATTCTATCACTTGTCCGCCCTTTTGTATCAAAATGATAGATACCATGCGCCAAATGCAGGTCTTTTATGCCCGAATCCATGTACAAATCAGGAACGATATCCGTCGGATTAGGACCAGGAAATGCCTTCTGCCAGTCAATAATCAAGTTGTTTTCAAAAGAAAAAGCCAGGACACGGTAATCCAATCCGGCCGGTTGAGCAACTGCACCTCCTTGTTCAACCTTTTCTTGGACCGACACCCAGTAATCCCTTCTGGCTAAGTTCATCTCAGCAATTTTCAACGCTCAGGGCCTCCTTTCTTCTGTTATCTTATTACTTAGTCTTTGGTAATTGGGCCAAAATGGCATCCTCAAACGGAATCGATGGCAGGGCCCCCGGCTGAGCAACCGTCAAAGATGCCGCTGCAACCCCGTACTTGATTGCACCTTCGATATTGGCAAAAGATGGCATCAAACGTGATAATAAGGCCCCAATAAAGGTGTCCCCGGCTGCGGTAGTGTCGATGGCAGTCGTCTTAATGGCATTAACCATGACTTCTTTGCCATCAGCTGATTTATAAAAAGCACCCTTGTCTCCAAGAGTAATCAAAACGTGCTTAACACCCGCCTTGAAGAAGAAATCAGCATTCCGAATCAAAGACTCGCGGTCCGTCACCGGAATATTAGTTAGCAATTCCGCCTCATGCTCATTTGGAATAACCAAGTCACTTTCCGCCAGTAATTCTTTTGGAAAATTTTCTTGGTCTGGTACCGGTGCCGGGTTCAAAACCGTCACAGCCCCGGCCTCGTGGGCATCTTTAAAGGCTGAAAAAACCGTTTCCAATGGGATTTCCAGCTGTGCCAAGCAAAAGGCGGCATCCTCAAAGGCAGCCCTTTGGTCCCAAACGTCTTTTGCTAAAAGTTGACCGTTAGCGCCTTCATAAACATAAATAATATTATCACCAGTGGCCTTGGAAACCGTGATGTAAGCCTGACCCGTTTCGGCATCCTGCGATTGCAAAACATAGTCAAGGTTCAGCCCCTCCTCGTGGACTCTGCCAGCTAAATCAAAGCCGGCACCAACCTTGGTAATAAAGTTGGCTTGGCCACCAGCGCGGGCAACAGCAACCGCCTGGTTGAGGCCCTTGCCACCCATGACCTCTTCTTGGTGCTGGGGCGTTGCGAGTGTTTCCCCGCTATTGGCTAACCGGGGCACCCGGGTAACTTTATCCAAATTAGTTGAACCGATAATTGTTGTCTTCTTGACCATGACGAAATCCTTTCGCAGCCGTCAGTTACTTCACTTTCCTTCTACTATTTTACAAGAAAAGCGACCATTTTTCTGCCTGCATGGCAGACTTTTCCAGACCAAAAGGTGTGTCCGTCAATTAAGTCGTCTTTTGTTGCCCCTGATAAATCAGTTTCGTAAACCGTTCTGATTTTGGATCATAGTGCGCTTGATAGCCATCAACAATCGTACTCTTCGTACTTGAACCGGACTTCGTCACGGTACTTTTGACCTCAATGGTCATGTCACCGGCCGTCTTGCCCTTTTGAAAGGCTTGCGAGCCCTCATAGGTTGACTGGAGTTTCGTCGAATTGATTTGGCTTTGGCTGTCGTCATCTGGCATTACCTGATTAATCACTTCAGCGTTGGTCACATCATTTTGAATAATCTTCTGCTTGTTATTGGCGTACTCTTGATCATTTGACCACTGATAAAGGTTCTTCATCAAGTCATCCGCCTTCGTTCCCGCCGTTTTTGCCTGGCTTTGACTGAGTTTTACGCTCGGTTGCTTCTCCTGGTTGTTGCCAAAGACATGGGGCAAGACTGCCAAGGCAATAATCTCAACCACCGCTACGATGGCTAAAACTAGGTAAATAATTTTTGCTTTTTTACTCACTGATTTCCCCTTAAATCGGCCAAGTTGATCTTGGCCCACTCTCATCTCGATTCTTCTATTATAGGTTGCAGATAATTCGTAATCAACGCCAGAATTAGCCAAAGCTGCTCGAGACGTTGTGCAAAATGGTCAAAACAATCGCTTTAGCCAGCCCTTAAAACAACCCTCGCTAATCCCGTTTTGGGCCCAGCCCCTCAGCCCCAGCAATTAATTGGACAAGACCAGAAATAAAATTTTCAAGCGACATTCTAATCATGGCCATTGCGGCTAAGAAAAGTCGATCGAACATAATGGCGATTAACGAAAATTAAAAAAGCAGGACCCTGTGATTGGGGCCTGCTTTTTCTTAAAAATTTTTTTTACTCAATTTAGACCGAAACAATTGGTTTGGCTCTCAAAAAGCTATTCTCCTTTGTGAAATTAACCTTGCTGAGAGTCTTGCTGCGCTCATTTTTTAAACCTTTTACTAACGATAAAATAAGCTGTCATCACAATATAAAAGACAAGTGTTGATAGTAAATCTTGTAAGAGCGAATTCGTATGGAACACAAAATGAAGAATCACAAAATAGACGAGTGCCCCAAATAAATTATTCATATAGATTGACCCGATAAATTTTTTTCATCGATCCTTCTCCTATTTTCTGATTTCAACGTCAATATTGTATCTTACTTTTCCTCGTCAACAAAATGCACCATTTCTAAACAAAAATAGACTGTTTTTCGATTGACCTGATTGGCAGTAAACTCAAAGTTTAGAACAAATGGCGTCAGTGTTCATCTCATCAAAAAAACGGCCCTGAAACTCCAGAAACCGGTTTTTTTAGCTCTTTTCAGGAAATATACTGTTATGTCACTAAACTAAATGCCTTTTAGTTCTTCTTTTTCTTCATAGCAGTAAAGACAGTCGCGATTGCATAAAAAAGCAATGCTGCTAATCCTAACAAAATATTATTCTTTCCTGCAATCTGCTTTGTAGCAGTGTTCGGTAATGATGAATTAGCGCTATTACTGGTTGTGCCTTTGTTGGTGGTACCACTATTGTTGGCTGTGCCGCTATTTGTAGTGTCGCCATTGTTGGTCGCGTTACCACCATTATTGATTGCACTGCTGTTGGTGGTAGCGTTATTTGTAGTACCCGTATTATTGGCGGTGCCGCCGTTGGTGGTTGTGCTGCTGTTGTTAGTCGTGTTACCGCCATTATTGGTGGTGCCACTTTTGTCGGTTGTTCCACCATTAGTTGAATCTTGGTTAGGCTGTGGATTGACATTTTCTTTCAATTCGTAGACACCTGGATTTTCACCGTTATAGCGGTTCATAAAGTCTTGACTACTGTTATACACAACACTTGGTTCACTTGGATCTGTTCGAACCCACTGGCCCGCTTGGTCCAAACCAACACCTGCTATGCTTTTAACTTTCGATCCTAAAATGATTTTAGAAAGCTGAGAATCTCCAGAAAACATACTTTCCATGTTGGTGACTTCTGATGTATCCCAATTTCTCATATTGGCATTCATTAAACTGGCGTTATTCATGAACATACCTGACATGTCCGTGACCTTTGACGTATCCCAGTTCTGCAAACCATCGACATTCTCTAAATTGGCGTCATTCGCAAACATATCTGACATATCTGTGACTGTTGATGTTTTCCAATCCTGCAAACCATCAACATTCGCTAAACTACTGGCCGCAAAAAACATATTAGACATGTTGGCGACCTTTGATGTATCCCAATTCTGCAAGCCATTAATATCCGCTAAACTATTGGTTCCAAAAAACATTTCAGACATGTTGGTAACTTTTGATGTATTCCAGTTCTGCAAACCGTTGAGATTTACTAGACTGGCGTTTCCAGCAAACATATCCGACATGTCTATCACGTTGCCTGTGTCCCAACTCTTCAAACCATCAACATTCGCTAAACCATTATCATTAATAAACATAAGCGACATGTCCGTCACATTGCTTGTATTCCAGTTCTGCAAACCATCAACATTCTTTAAATTTTTGTTTTTACTAAACATCTCAGACATGTTGGCGACTTTTGATGTATCCCAGTTCTGCAAACCATCGACATTCGCAACAGTGGTTCCATAAAACATATACGACATGTTGGTGACTTTTGATGTATCTAAATTACCATTAACTTCATTTAAATTAGCAAAGTTTTTAAAAAGATTCGAACTATCTTCTGGTGCTGAGACATTATCTCCAAAGGTAATCGTTTGAATATTATTTTTAATATCATTGCTTAATTGATTTGCAGTGCTATCTTGAGCCGATGGAAGTTACCCATTAGAGACAGTTAATACTTTACTATCTGGATTATACGAGTAATCAGCCGTGCCCCACTTACCCGTTTGTAGGTCACTCTGATCAGCACCAGAACGATCTGATAGCCCATCATTATTTTGATCTGCCGATCCATTAACGGCTGCTGTTGTCGTGTTAACACTAGCGTTATTATCGGCAGATACTGAATAGGATTGCGTAAAACCAGCTAAAGTTAGCCCGACTAATCCGGCTAATCCAGTCATCCATACTTTATTTGACTTATATAATTTATACCGTTTACTGTCATCCATAAAAACGTCCCCCAAAAACACTTTCGTAAGTAACTTCGCTCATATTTTGTCCTGAAAATTAACTTGATAATTCAATTCCGATTTTCAACACTAAGGTTTCATTGTCTAAAGTCGATAGATGTCTTGAATCTAATCATAGACAAAGCATACGGGTTCATTTAACCACAATGTTTTTTTGTGTCAAAAAAATTACATTTTAAATAAGGCTATTTTACGAAATTTAAATCACCCATTGTCGCCTTAGACAAATTGGATATTCTACCAATTTTTTGCTGAAGAATTTCAGGTCCATCTTTTGATCCTTACTTCTAGATCAATCAGGCCGTTCTTTCAGAATACCCTACTGCTAATATCCCCCAACTCTTGACTTAAAAATATTTATCTAAGGGAGGAATCGGTTAATTAATCAGAAAATAAGTAAACTTCAACTTGTTACAACCGTATTAAATAAATTTTGTTGTGCCCACAAACTGGGCCTCAAAAACTCAGCCTAGATTGACTGAAAGTCACAATTGGTTTAAGGGGCATTTCTGCTATAATAAGAATGATAAATATTCCTTGCCGGTTGTTGGAGGATCGAACGTGAATGATGACAAAGTAAAAGCGGCCCAAATGGCCGTCGAGTTGATTCCCAACCAGGCGATTGTTGGCCTGGGTTCGGGATCAACGGCCTCAATCTTTATTGATTTATTGGCCAAAAAAGCCCATGAAGAACAGATGGACATTACCTGCGTAGCCACATCCGTCCAAACTTCTCAACTTGCCCTTGGTTTTGGTTTAAAGGTTGTTGATATCGACGCCGTCGACCGTATCGACGTGACCGTCGACGGGGCTGATGAAGTCGATGGGAACCTGAACGGCATTAAGGGTGGTGGTGCCGCCCTTCTTTTTGAAAAGATTGTGGCCACGAATTCAACCAAGAATATCTGGGTTGTGGACTCTTCCAAGCAGCATCAACGCTTAGGCTCTTACCGTCTTCCTGTGGAAGTGGTGAAGTTTGGTGTCCACCATGTGTTTAATTATCTTAAAACCCGTGATTTAAAGCCTGTTTACCGTCAACAAGAGGACGGCAATTACCTGACAACCGATTCCGGTAATTACATCATCGACGTTGATATCACTGGTCAAGAGGATTTGCCCCAGTTGGCCCAAGACCTTAAGAGTTTGACCGGTGTTGTTGAACACGGTCTCTTTATCGATATTTGTGATGTCTTATTGGTCGGTAATACGGGTCAAGCAATTTACAAAGATCAATTAAGCAATTCATAATTACAAACAAAAAAGTCCGGCAAATTCGCCGGACTTTTTTGTCGCTTTTTGTTGGTAAAAGCAGCTTGACAGACCGCTGAAGACCGCCTTGAAATGCTGATTTAAAAGGCCTATCATATAATTTATATTGACTCTTTTTTAAAAGCTCATGAGAAGGATAAAGAACCATGACGACCCCCACCACAAAAGCTGCCATCGAAGATACCATTCATCCTGAACGCCTCCACCACCACATGGCAATTCGCTGGGAAAAAGTGATTGAAAATGATCAAGTACCCGCCCGTCAGGCATCCCTCCGGGTAAGAGCTTCAATTGTTGGCCGGGTTGGTCTCATGCTCCTTGCCTTTGGAACTGGTGCCTGGCGTGTGCGCGATGCCATGAACACGGTCGCTAGAGCGCTCAGACTGACCTGTTCCGCTGATATCGGCTTTACCTCCCTAACATTAACCTGCTTTGACGGAGTTGAGTCCTTTACCGAAAGCCTCTCGCTCGCCAGTTCAGGCGTCAATACCGACAAACTGAGTGAACTTCAAGACTTCGTCCAACGCTTTGCCAGTGACTATGCCGACCAAAAGCCGGCCCTGATCCACCGGCGACTTGACGACATCAAAAAAGAACCCGGAAACTACCAGCCCTACCAAGCCGGCCTAGCAGCCGGCCTAGCCTGTGCCGGCTTTATCTTCCTGCTCGGTGGCGGCCTGATTGAGATGATTTGCTGCTTTGTTGGAGCCGGATTGGGACAGTTTACCCGTAAGCTCCTGGGAAAACGCCATTGGACCGCCGTCGCCACCACAACATTAGGCGTTGCTATTGCCTGCTTGTCTTATTTTCTATCATTACAAGTTTTGGGTCTCTTTTGGGCCAATACCTCAGTCCATGAAGCTGGCTATGTTGGCGCCATGCTCTTTGTCATCCCCGGCTTCCCCTATATCACGAGCATTCTCGATATCACCAAGAACGATATGCGGTCAGGGTTGGAACGTTTAACTTTTGCCCTGACAACCATTATCACGGCAACCTTTATTGGTTGGCTCTTGGCCCTTGGTCTGGGCCTCAAACCGCAAAATTTCTTGCCACAGGGGCTATCCCTTGGTCCATTAATTATCCTGCGCTTATTGGCCTCATTTGCCGGTGTTTATGGTTTCTCGATGATGTTTAATTCAAAGCAGAAGATGGCCATCACGGCTGGCTTGATCGGAGCCGTCGCCAACACGGTCCGACTTGAATTAGTCGATCTCGTTCACTGTCCGCCAGCGGCAGCGGCCTTCATTGGCGCCTTGCTTGCCGGGCTCCTGGCTTCCCTGGTCAACCAAAAATTACGGTACCCCCGAATCACTTTGACCGTACCATCAATCGTAATCATGGTCCCTGGACTCTACATCTACCGTGGCGTTTACAACCTCGGGCTCAACAACGTTGGAACCGGCGCTGAATGGCTGACTAAGGCCCTCTTAATCATGCTCTTTTTGCCCTTTGGCCTCTTCGTGGCCCGGTTTGTCCTCGATAAGCAATGGCGAATCGTGGATTAGTTTGAGAAAAAGCCCCCTCCTCGATCAGAAAGGGGCTTTTTTGACATTCAAGGGATATTGCTCAAAAAGATTACAAATTTTTGATCTAAAAGCCGTCCATAAGAGCCCCCCCGCTGACGGTGATATGTTATCCTTCATTATTCAAGTAGAGCGGTACTTTTTTCACCTTTTTACATGCCTATTTTTTCTTCAATTGTAACTAAATCAGTCAAAAACCCGCCCTCTCAAGACGAGAAGGGCGGGTTTTCTTACCGAAAGATTTCTTATTTAAAAAGCAGTGTCGCAATGGTATTTACGACGGGCACAATCACCACAAAGAGAACGGTTGATGTGGTGACGACGTTCGTGGCGTACTTCACGTCGCCATTGGCCTCATTGGCCAAGATTGGCAGAACTGCCAAAGCCGGCGTGGCAGCTTGCACTGCCAAGGTTTGAGCTTCAAGGTGTGGTAAGTGACCCAAAAAGCCGCCGGCGAAAACCAAAAGGGTCAACATAACGGTTGGTGCAAAGATAAAGCGCCCAACTAAGGCAACAACCGTGTCCTTGTCAAAGTGAATACTGGTTAAACCAGCATCCGCAAGAACAATCCCGATATAAATCAAGGACAATGGCGTGACCAAGTTACCAACGTAAGTCAATGTTGACGTTGCAAAATCAGGAACCGGAATGGCCAAAAGTAAGAAGACCAAGGCCACCAGGAACCCAACCAAGGGAGCAGGTAAAAGCTTCTTCCAATTGAAGGCCTTTTGTCCCTTATCTGGGCGATCATTGGCGATAATCAAAGCACCAATGGCCCAGGTTGAAATCGTGTTCATCACATAATAAACCAGGAAATAAGACAGCGCCTGATTACCAAAAAGCGCCACATTTAAAGGTAAACCAATAAAGATCGTATTGGCATTGACGACAACATTAATAAAGGTCCCTTTGCGGCCAGGACGGACCTTGAAGACATAAGCCAAAATGTAGGCAACTAGATAGCTGATGGCAAATGAGAGGAAGGCATAAACCAATCCTCCAGACAAGGACACTAATTTATCACGTGTCAAAAACTTTAATACTGAGACAAAAATCGATGCCGGTAAGGCAATATTAGTAATCAAACGAGAAATATTCCCGGAAAAACTATCAGCAAACCAGCCCCGCTGGCGCAAAACAAAACCCAGGGCAATCATCAAGATGATTGTCACAACACTTTCAACCGAATTTAAAAATGCCATAAAGAACTCCCTTCTACGGGTGGCGCTCATAGTAGCCCCATCCACTTATCAATCAGTACTTATGAGTACTGACCTGCCATGAACTTCACTAATTTTAAAAAATTGCACATAAAAAAGGACTTTTCGCCCTTTTCCATGTGTTGTTGCTTTGCTTTGTTTTTTGTAAGTTAAATCTTAATACTTAGGTTCCCACTTCAAGTCTTCGATGGCCTTCTTCACGTCGGCGATCTCTTCCTTCGTGATCTTTTGGTCAACGGCTGACTGAGCAGTGGCGATTGCAACTGTCTCTGAGAAGACAGTCAACTTTGAAACTGGTGGCAAAACGGCTGCCCCTGGCTTGGTTGCATCAACGATCCCACCCAATGAGTGAGCAGCGGCTGAAATCATTTCATCATTCAAGACCTTTGCCGTTGAAGCAATTGTTCCAAGACCAAGTCCTGGGTAAACCAAGGCGTTGTTGGCTTGACCGATTTCATAGCTAACACCCTTGTATTCAATTGGGTCAACTGGGATTCCAGTAGCAATCAAGGCCTTACCATCAGTCCATTCAAGCAAGTCTTCTGCCTTTGCTTCGGCCAACTTCGTTGGGTTTGACAATGGGAAGATGACTGGGCGCTCAGTGTGAGCAGCCATTTCTTGCACGATTTCCTTTGTAAAGGCACCTGGTTGCGTTG
It contains:
- a CDS encoding BspA family leucine-rich repeat surface protein, encoding MKNNIQTITFGDNVSAPEDSSNLFKNFANLNEVNGNLDTSKVTNMSYMFYGTTVANVDGLQNWDTSKVANMSEMFSKNKNLKNVDGLQNWNTSNVTDMSLMFINDNGLANVDGLKSWDTGNVIDMSDMFAGNASLVNLNGLQNWNTSKVTNMSEMFFGTNSLADINGLQNWDTSKVANMSNMFFAASSLANVDGLQDWKTSTVTDMSDMFANDANLENVDGLQNWDTSKVTDMSGMFMNNASLMNANMRNWDTSEVTNMESMFSGDSQLSKIILGSKVKSIAGVGLDQAGQWVRTDPSEPSVVYNSSQDFMNRYNGENPGVYELKENVNPQPNQDSTNGGTTDKSGTTNNGGNTTNNSSTTTNGGTANNTGTTNNATTNSSAINNGGNATNNGDTTNSGTANNSGTTNKGTTSNSANSSLPNTATKQIAGKNNILLGLAALLFYAIATVFTAMKKKKN
- a CDS encoding AEC family transporter, which gives rise to MAFLNSVESVVTIILMIALGFVLRQRGWFADSFSGNISRLITNIALPASIFVSVLKFLTRDKLVSLSGGLVYAFLSFAISYLVAYILAYVFKVRPGRKGTFINVVVNANTIFIGLPLNVALFGNQALSYFLVYYVMNTISTWAIGALIIANDRPDKGQKAFNWKKLLPAPLVGFLVALVFLLLAIPVPDFATSTLTYVGNLVTPLSLIYIGIVLADAGLTSIHFDKDTVVALVGRFIFAPTVMLTLLVFAGGFLGHLPHLEAQTLAVQAATPALAVLPILANEANGDVKYATNVVTTSTVLFVVIVPVVNTIATLLFK
- a CDS encoding ribokinase; translation: MVKKTTIIGSTNLDKVTRVPRLANSGETLATPQHQEEVMGGKGLNQAVAVARAGGQANFITKVGAGFDLAGRVHEEGLNLDYVLQSQDAETGQAYITVSKATGDNIIYVYEGANGQLLAKDVWDQRAAFEDAAFCLAQLEIPLETVFSAFKDAHEAGAVTVLNPAPVPDQENFPKELLAESDLVIPNEHEAELLTNIPVTDRESLIRNADFFFKAGVKHVLITLGDKGAFYKSADGKEVMVNAIKTTAIDTTAAGDTFIGALLSRLMPSFANIEGAIKYGVAAASLTVAQPGALPSIPFEDAILAQLPKTK
- a CDS encoding threonine/serine ThrE exporter family protein yields the protein MTTPTTKAAIEDTIHPERLHHHMAIRWEKVIENDQVPARQASLRVRASIVGRVGLMLLAFGTGAWRVRDAMNTVARALRLTCSADIGFTSLTLTCFDGVESFTESLSLASSGVNTDKLSELQDFVQRFASDYADQKPALIHRRLDDIKKEPGNYQPYQAGLAAGLACAGFIFLLGGGLIEMICCFVGAGLGQFTRKLLGKRHWTAVATTTLGVAIACLSYFLSLQVLGLFWANTSVHEAGYVGAMLFVIPGFPYITSILDITKNDMRSGLERLTFALTTIITATFIGWLLALGLGLKPQNFLPQGLSLGPLIILRLLASFAGVYGFSMMFNSKQKMAITAGLIGAVANTVRLELVDLVHCPPAAAAFIGALLAGLLASLVNQKLRYPRITLTVPSIVIMVPGLYIYRGVYNLGLNNVGTGAEWLTKALLIMLFLPFGLFVARFVLDKQWRIVD
- the rpiA gene encoding ribose-5-phosphate isomerase RpiA; this translates as MNDDKVKAAQMAVELIPNQAIVGLGSGSTASIFIDLLAKKAHEEQMDITCVATSVQTSQLALGFGLKVVDIDAVDRIDVTVDGADEVDGNLNGIKGGGAALLFEKIVATNSTKNIWVVDSSKQHQRLGSYRLPVEVVKFGVHHVFNYLKTRDLKPVYRQQEDGNYLTTDSGNYIIDVDITGQEDLPQLAQDLKSLTGVVEHGLFIDICDVLLVGNTGQAIYKDQLSNS